The genomic interval AACGTAAATACACCTGTCTCACAGAAAATATCTGCAAAGTCTGCGTATTTTTTCGCTTCTGGCAATAAATCAATCATCTCTTGTAAGAAGTCTGCTTGTGACGATGCTTCTTTTGGAATCGCGTGTGGGCCTAAAAATGTATGACGCATTTTCAAACCATATTTTTCTTCTAAACGTTTAGATACACGCAATTGTTTTAATTCATTTTCTTTGTTTAAGCCGTAACCACTTTTACTTTCTACAGCTAATACACCGTGATGCATCATCGTTAATAAATCATATTCAGCCTTTTTAAATAGTTCATCTTCAGTCGCTTGGCGTGTCGCTTCTACCGTTGATAAAATACCGCCACCTGATTCAAGTATTTCTAAATATGATTTGCCTTGACGTTTTAACGCCATTTCGTGTTCGCGTGAGCCTCCGTGAACTAAATGTGTGTGTGCGTCTACCAGTGCCGGTGAAACAACGCGGTCAGAGGCATCGATTGTTTCATGCGCTTCGTAGTCTTCAGTATAAGACCCTGCATAAACAATTTTCCCTTCATGTACCACGACCGTACCGTGCTTTACAACATTTAATTCATCTAAATCTTTACCTTTTAAAGGGCGATCTGTCGTTACTGGTAAAATCAATTCTTTAATATTTTGAATCAGTAAATCATAAGTCATTCTGTTTCTACCTCCTTAGTGATCATAGGAATATCAACGCCACGAGTTTTAGCAGTTTCAATCGCTTTTTCATAACCCGCATCTGCATGTCGCACTACACCCATACCCGGATCTGTCGTTAATACACGTCCTAATCTTCTGTCTGCGCGTTCTGAACCGTCAGCAACCACCACCATGCCTGCGTGTAGTGAATAGCCCATACCTACACCGCCACCATGGTGTACTGAAATCCATGAACCTCCTGCTGCAGTGTTAATTAATGCATTTAAAATTGCCCAGTCCCCTACAGCATCTGAACCATCTAACATCGCCTCAGTTTCACGGTTTGGTGATGCAACTGAACCTGAATCTAAATGGTCACGTCCGATAACGATTGGTGCAGAAATTTCGCCATTACGTACAAGCTCATTTAACGCTAAACCCATTTTTGCACGTTCGCCATAACCAAGCCATGCAATTCTCGATGGGAGCCCTTGGAATGCAATTTTTTCACTTGCCATATCTAACCAGCGCATTAATTTTTCATCTTCTGGGAATAATTCACGCATTAATTGGTCTGCACGTTCAATATCTTTAGGATCTCCAGATAATGCTGCAAAACGGAATGGTCCTTTACCTTCACAGAATAATGGACGAATGTATGCTGGTACGAAACCAGGGAAATCAAATGCATTTTCTAAACCTTCATCAAATGCGACTTGACGGATATTGTTACCATAGTCGAATGCAACCGCACCATTTTTTTGGAATTGTAACATCGCTTCAACATGTTTTTTCATAGATTGTTTTGATAATGCCACATAGCGCGTTGGATCACTTTCTCTTAATACAGCCGCTTCTTCTAAACTATACCCTTCAGGCACGTAACCGTTAAGTGGGTCATGTGCGGATGTTTGGTCCGTCACGATATCAATTTTGAAGCCACGTTTTAAAATTTCATGGTGGACTTCCGCCGCATTACCGACTAATCCGATTGCAATGGCACGCCCTTCTTTTTTCGCTTTTTCTGCTTGTTCTAACGCTTCATCTAATGAATGTGTAATCGTGTCACAATAA from Staphylococcus sp. MI 10-1553 carries:
- the hutI gene encoding imidazolonepropionase, whose translation is MTYDLLIQNIKELILPVTTDRPLKGKDLDELNVVKHGTVVVHEGKIVYAGSYTEDYEAHETIDASDRVVSPALVDAHTHLVHGGSREHEMALKRQGKSYLEILESGGGILSTVEATRQATEDELFKKAEYDLLTMMHHGVLAVESKSGYGLNKENELKQLRVSKRLEEKYGLKMRHTFLGPHAIPKEASSQADFLQEMIDLLPEAKKYADFADIFCETGVFTLEESKRYMEAAKGLGLRVKIHADEIDPLGGLGLAIEEDAISADHLVASSDKDKANLKDSDTVAVLLPGTTFYLDKESYADARGMLDNNGAIAIATDYNPGSCVTNNLQMVMAIASLKLKLSPAEIWNAVTINAAKAIDVDAGTINKGDDANIVIWRAPNHEYIPYHYGVNHVEKVIQNGRVIVDRQPQLLTQA
- the hutU gene encoding urocanate hydratase, which translates into the protein MRNIQAKKGLEIECKGWEQEAVLRMLYNNLDPEVAEHPERLVVYGGIGKAARNWEAFDAIVDTLRRLENDETMLVQSGKPVAVFKTHEEAPRVLLSNSVLVPKWATWDHFHELDKKGLMMYGQMTAGSWIYIGSQGIVQGTYETFAELANQHFNGSLKGTITLTAGLGGMGGAQPLAVTMNGGVVIGVDVDPTRIQKRIDTRYCDTITHSLDEALEQAEKAKKEGRAIAIGLVGNAAEVHHEILKRGFKIDIVTDQTSAHDPLNGYVPEGYSLEEAAVLRESDPTRYVALSKQSMKKHVEAMLQFQKNGAVAFDYGNNIRQVAFDEGLENAFDFPGFVPAYIRPLFCEGKGPFRFAALSGDPKDIERADQLMRELFPEDEKLMRWLDMASEKIAFQGLPSRIAWLGYGERAKMGLALNELVRNGEISAPIVIGRDHLDSGSVASPNRETEAMLDGSDAVGDWAILNALINTAAGGSWISVHHGGGVGMGYSLHAGMVVVADGSERADRRLGRVLTTDPGMGVVRHADAGYEKAIETAKTRGVDIPMITKEVETE